The following are encoded in a window of Pseudoalteromonas tetraodonis genomic DNA:
- a CDS encoding glycosyltransferase family 4 protein, whose protein sequence is MKKVLVIGYVWPEPNSSAAGTHMMSLLNAFKSQNWDVEFATPAQPTEHMVNLNDYGITSQSIALNCDSFDDYVKAYNPDIVMFDRFMMEEQFGWRVDKHCPNALKILDTEDLQCLRNARHEAHKGEREFNHSDLLSDIAKREIAAILRCDLSLIISSYEMELLNEVFKVEPSVLHHLPFMVDLSALPEQTKSYDQRQHFMTIGNFRHAPNWDAVLYLQKIWPLIRKQLPQAELHIYGSYPPPKATALNNPKTGFLIKGWADDAYEVMQSARVCLAPLRFGAGIKGKLLEAMIMQTPSVTTPIGSEGMHNHLPWPGAITQNAEEFANAAVSIYTNQAEFIAAQKAGNELLNTLYDKAQLSDNLIEKIQLVSQNLSAHRMKNFTGQMLKHHTMRSTQYMSQWIAEKNKK, encoded by the coding sequence ATGAAAAAAGTGCTGGTAATTGGCTATGTATGGCCAGAGCCCAATTCGTCTGCTGCGGGTACGCACATGATGTCGTTACTTAATGCGTTTAAATCGCAAAACTGGGATGTTGAATTTGCTACGCCTGCACAACCTACAGAGCACATGGTAAATCTGAACGATTACGGCATCACCAGTCAAAGCATCGCACTTAACTGCGATAGTTTTGATGATTACGTTAAAGCCTACAACCCAGATATTGTTATGTTCGACCGTTTTATGATGGAAGAACAATTTGGCTGGCGCGTAGATAAGCATTGCCCAAATGCACTTAAAATTTTAGACACCGAAGATTTACAATGCCTGCGCAATGCCCGCCATGAAGCCCATAAAGGTGAGCGTGAATTCAACCATAGCGATTTACTATCAGACATAGCTAAACGTGAAATAGCCGCTATTTTACGCTGTGACTTAAGCTTAATTATCTCAAGCTATGAGATGGAACTACTCAATGAAGTGTTTAAAGTTGAGCCTAGTGTGTTACATCATTTACCATTTATGGTTGATTTAAGCGCCTTACCTGAGCAAACTAAATCGTATGATCAGCGCCAACACTTTATGACTATTGGTAATTTTAGGCATGCCCCTAACTGGGATGCAGTACTGTATTTACAAAAAATTTGGCCGCTCATCCGCAAACAACTACCGCAGGCAGAGTTGCACATTTATGGCTCATACCCACCACCTAAAGCCACCGCACTCAATAACCCTAAAACCGGTTTTTTAATTAAAGGCTGGGCAGATGATGCTTATGAAGTAATGCAAAGCGCGCGCGTTTGTTTAGCCCCGCTTCGTTTTGGTGCTGGCATAAAAGGCAAACTTTTAGAGGCCATGATCATGCAAACCCCAAGCGTCACCACGCCAATAGGTAGCGAAGGTATGCATAACCATTTACCATGGCCTGGTGCTATCACTCAAAATGCAGAAGAATTTGCAAACGCTGCTGTCTCAATTTATACCAATCAGGCTGAGTTTATAGCTGCACAAAAAGCTGGTAATGAGTTACTTAATACACTTTATGATAAAGCGCAGTTGAGCGACAATTTAATCGAAAAAATTCAATTAGTAAGCCAAAATTTATCTGCGCATAGAATGAAAAATTTCACCGGTCAAATGCTAAAACATCACACCATGCGCAGCACACAATACATGTCGCAATGGATAGCAGAAAAAAATAAAAAATAA
- a CDS encoding S9 family peptidase gives MNAFRLFIALVGCIVLLPASYAEQGYQTPSPALAALVDAKLAPTSSLSNDGQWLALFERKRVVSLDELAKEEFKLAGIKLNPANFSRSRVSAKYSALELKHVQSGTVINVNNLPQGIIRSPRWSANSEHLAFIVEQPDNARLWVYSVKTKQAKQLSELALNSVLTATPYQWLPDSTAIVANLAVNLDKPRLTNDTQSTVPVIQQSTGEKAPARTYQNLLTSPFDEAQFKFYGQGQLAYITLDGKAQPIGRAGLFKSFSISPDSTNILVATIDEPFSYQVPYSRFATTWQIWGMRGYALVELAKQPLADNIPQGYDSVRTGRRDFEWRADQGAEVIWAEAQDGGDMKTEVEYHDYLYSLRAPFKRDPKLFAKVERRFAGIQWGNDNIAMLSDWRFSDRQVRTYVIQPRNADSNRVLFSERSYNDAYKDPGSAIYERNDLGVSVIKVVGGRYIYLRGDGASEQGNIPFLDQYDVKTNSTKRLWQSAAPYYERVRALLDDEGTKFITIRESKSQQPNFFIRDLDKGSLTQLTQFEHPYPAFKGVTKEQLRYTRDDGVELSGTLYLPPGYDKTQGPLPVLMWAYPLEYKDKAVASQVRESEYEFTYIGYWGPMPYLAKGIAVFDDPKMPIVGVDGSEPNDHFRKQLVSSAKAAVDVLVEKGIADKDNIAIAGHSYGAFMVANLLAHSDLFKVGIARSGAYNRTLTPFGFQGEERDFWQAQSVYANMSPFFHAEKINEPMLMIHGQEDPNSGTFPMQSERMYAALKGLGKEARLVMLPYEAHGYRARKSLLHVLWEQEQWLDKYLLKDNVEPVDMDEQPIQ, from the coding sequence ATGAATGCTTTTAGGCTATTTATTGCCTTGGTAGGCTGCATTGTTTTATTGCCTGCAAGTTATGCAGAGCAAGGATATCAAACCCCTTCACCGGCGCTTGCGGCATTAGTCGATGCTAAGTTAGCACCAACTAGCTCTTTATCAAATGATGGTCAATGGCTTGCTCTGTTTGAACGCAAGCGTGTTGTGTCGCTTGATGAGCTGGCCAAAGAAGAATTTAAGCTTGCGGGAATTAAGCTTAATCCTGCTAACTTTTCACGCTCACGGGTAAGTGCAAAGTACAGCGCGTTAGAGCTTAAGCATGTTCAAAGTGGAACAGTAATAAACGTTAATAATTTGCCTCAGGGGATTATTCGCTCGCCGCGTTGGTCAGCAAATAGCGAACATTTAGCGTTTATTGTTGAACAACCGGATAACGCACGGCTATGGGTTTATAGCGTTAAAACCAAACAAGCTAAGCAGTTAAGTGAGCTTGCACTTAATTCAGTATTAACCGCTACGCCTTATCAGTGGTTACCCGATAGCACGGCGATTGTGGCTAATTTAGCGGTAAACTTAGACAAACCAAGATTAACCAATGATACCCAAAGCACAGTGCCGGTTATTCAACAAAGTACTGGCGAAAAAGCCCCAGCAAGGACTTATCAAAACTTATTGACCAGCCCGTTTGATGAAGCACAATTTAAATTTTATGGTCAAGGTCAATTAGCGTATATCACGCTTGATGGCAAAGCACAGCCGATTGGCCGTGCCGGTTTATTTAAATCGTTTTCAATTTCGCCTGATTCAACCAATATTTTAGTCGCGACCATCGACGAGCCATTTTCGTATCAAGTCCCTTACAGTCGTTTTGCAACTACATGGCAAATATGGGGAATGCGTGGCTATGCATTAGTAGAGCTGGCAAAGCAACCTCTTGCCGACAACATTCCACAAGGCTACGACAGTGTGCGTACAGGTCGTCGTGATTTTGAGTGGCGAGCCGATCAAGGTGCTGAAGTCATATGGGCCGAGGCACAAGATGGCGGTGATATGAAAACTGAGGTTGAATATCATGACTACCTTTACAGTTTACGAGCGCCATTTAAACGCGACCCTAAATTATTTGCCAAAGTAGAGCGTCGTTTTGCGGGTATACAATGGGGTAATGATAATATTGCCATGCTAAGTGATTGGCGTTTTAGTGACCGACAAGTGCGCACTTATGTAATTCAACCACGTAATGCCGATAGTAACCGCGTGTTATTTTCAGAGCGCAGTTATAACGATGCCTATAAAGATCCAGGCAGTGCAATTTACGAGCGTAACGATTTAGGTGTTAGCGTAATAAAAGTTGTTGGCGGACGTTACATTTACTTACGTGGCGATGGCGCGTCTGAGCAAGGAAACATTCCTTTTTTAGATCAGTACGATGTTAAAACGAATAGCACCAAACGTTTATGGCAATCAGCAGCGCCTTATTACGAGCGTGTGCGTGCATTGTTAGACGATGAAGGCACAAAATTCATTACTATTCGTGAGTCTAAATCGCAGCAGCCAAACTTTTTTATTCGCGATTTAGATAAAGGCTCGCTAACACAGCTTACTCAGTTTGAGCATCCTTACCCTGCATTTAAAGGCGTAACCAAAGAGCAACTACGTTATACCCGTGATGACGGTGTTGAGCTTTCAGGTACGCTTTATTTACCACCAGGGTATGACAAAACACAAGGGCCATTACCGGTATTGATGTGGGCATATCCACTTGAATATAAAGATAAAGCAGTTGCATCACAAGTGCGTGAATCTGAATACGAATTTACCTACATAGGTTATTGGGGCCCTATGCCTTACCTTGCGAAAGGGATTGCGGTGTTTGATGATCCTAAAATGCCGATTGTAGGCGTTGATGGCAGTGAGCCAAATGATCACTTTAGAAAACAGCTAGTCTCTAGTGCTAAAGCAGCGGTTGATGTACTGGTTGAAAAGGGCATTGCCGATAAAGATAACATTGCTATAGCAGGGCATTCGTATGGTGCGTTTATGGTGGCTAATTTATTAGCACATAGCGATTTATTTAAGGTAGGTATTGCCCGCAGTGGTGCGTATAACCGCACATTAACGCCGTTTGGTTTTCAGGGTGAAGAACGTGATTTTTGGCAAGCACAAAGTGTGTACGCAAACATGTCGCCGTTTTTCCATGCTGAAAAAATTAACGAACCTATGTTAATGATCCACGGTCAAGAGGACCCTAATTCGGGCACTTTTCCAATGCAAAGTGAGCGTATGTACGCAGCGCTTAAAGGCTTGGGTAAAGAAGCGCGTTTAGTGATGCTTCCTTACGAAGCTCATGGCTACCGTGCCCGTAAAAGCTTATTACATGTACTGTGGGAGCAAGAGCAATGGCTTGATAAGTACTTGTTAAAGGATAATGTTGAACCAGTTGATATGGACGAACAACCCATTCAATAG